In Microcoleus sp. FACHB-68, the following are encoded in one genomic region:
- a CDS encoding polyribonucleotide nucleotidyltransferase produces the protein MKEFDKSISFDGRDIRLKVGLLAPQAGGSVLIQSGDTAVLVTATRSTGREGIDFLPLLVDYEERLYAAGRIPGGFLRREGRPPEKVTLTSRLIDRPLRPLFPGWLRDDIQIVATTLSMDALVPPDVLAVTGASVAVLLAQIPFNGPMAAVRVGLVGDDFVINPTYHEIENGDLDLVVAGSPDGVIMVEAGANQLPEQDIIEAIDFGYEAACDLIKAQRELMEALGIGLIQEEQPPVDPTLQNFIHDRVSADIKAILSQFDLDKNARDAALDEIKATKVVTAIEELSEDDPLRVAATANSKAISTVFKDVTKQLMRRQIVEDGVRVDGRKLDQVRPVSCQVGLLPRRVHGTGLFNRGLTQVMSVVTLGTPGDAQDLADDLHPEDEKRYLHHYNFPPFSVGETKPMRAPGRREIGHGALAARAITPILPPKEEFPYVIRVVSEILSSNGSTSMGSVCGSTLALMDAGVPIIKPVSGAAMGLIKEGDEVRILTDIQGIEDFLGDMDFKVAGTDTGITALQMDMKISGLSIQVIADAIHQAKPARMHILEKMLSTIDKPREELSPFAPRLLTIKIDPDLIGMIIGPGGKTIKGITEETGAKIDIEDDGTVTISAIEGEKAQRARTIIQNMTRKLSAGDVYVGHVTRIIPIGAFVEFLPGKEGMIHISQIADYRVGKVEDELSVGDEVIIKVREIDQKGRINLTRLGIHPDEAAAARAAAANP, from the coding sequence ATGAAAGAATTCGACAAGTCGATATCCTTTGATGGACGGGATATTCGGCTGAAGGTTGGCCTACTTGCGCCTCAGGCCGGTGGTTCAGTGTTAATTCAGTCAGGAGACACGGCTGTTTTAGTGACGGCAACCCGCTCAACAGGAAGAGAGGGCATCGATTTTCTGCCCCTGTTAGTAGACTACGAAGAAAGACTTTACGCTGCCGGTCGGATTCCTGGTGGGTTCTTGCGGCGGGAAGGGCGTCCCCCCGAAAAAGTGACACTCACCAGCCGTTTGATTGACCGGCCTCTGCGTCCCCTATTCCCAGGTTGGCTGCGCGATGACATTCAGATCGTCGCAACAACGCTGTCGATGGACGCATTAGTACCGCCGGATGTGCTCGCCGTGACGGGAGCCTCTGTGGCAGTGCTATTAGCTCAAATTCCCTTTAATGGGCCAATGGCAGCAGTGCGGGTTGGTTTAGTTGGAGATGATTTCGTTATCAACCCAACATACCATGAGATTGAAAACGGCGACTTAGATTTAGTGGTCGCAGGCTCCCCAGATGGGGTGATTATGGTGGAAGCCGGTGCGAACCAACTGCCAGAACAGGACATTATCGAAGCCATCGATTTTGGCTACGAAGCCGCCTGTGACCTGATTAAAGCTCAACGAGAGCTGATGGAAGCACTCGGCATTGGGCTGATTCAAGAAGAACAGCCGCCCGTCGATCCAACCCTGCAAAACTTTATTCACGATCGCGTCAGCGCAGACATCAAAGCCATTTTGTCTCAGTTTGACCTCGATAAAAATGCCCGCGATGCAGCCTTGGATGAAATTAAAGCAACCAAAGTTGTCACCGCGATTGAAGAACTGTCAGAAGATGACCCGTTGCGAGTCGCAGCCACTGCAAACAGCAAAGCCATCAGCACTGTTTTCAAAGATGTCACCAAACAGCTGATGCGCCGGCAGATTGTAGAAGATGGAGTGCGGGTTGACGGTCGCAAGCTCGACCAAGTCCGTCCCGTTTCCTGTCAAGTTGGGCTATTGCCGCGACGCGTTCACGGCACCGGCTTATTTAACCGAGGACTCACCCAAGTGATGTCAGTTGTGACACTGGGAACCCCTGGCGACGCCCAAGATTTGGCAGACGATTTGCACCCGGAAGACGAGAAGCGCTACCTGCACCATTACAACTTCCCTCCCTTCTCTGTGGGTGAAACCAAGCCGATGAGAGCACCCGGACGCCGCGAAATCGGTCACGGTGCCCTAGCCGCCCGCGCAATTACGCCGATTCTGCCGCCGAAGGAAGAATTTCCCTATGTGATTCGGGTGGTGTCGGAAATTCTCTCTTCTAATGGTTCCACCTCAATGGGTTCAGTCTGCGGCTCAACCTTAGCCTTGATGGATGCCGGTGTACCCATCATCAAGCCGGTGAGTGGCGCGGCAATGGGACTGATCAAAGAAGGTGACGAAGTTCGCATCCTCACAGATATTCAGGGCATCGAAGACTTTTTGGGCGACATGGACTTCAAAGTGGCCGGCACCGATACCGGCATTACGGCATTGCAGATGGATATGAAAATATCCGGTTTGTCGATACAGGTGATCGCCGACGCCATCCACCAAGCCAAGCCGGCGCGGATGCACATCCTGGAAAAAATGCTCAGCACGATTGACAAACCCCGTGAAGAACTCTCACCCTTCGCACCACGCCTGCTGACGATTAAGATTGACCCAGACTTAATCGGCATGATCATTGGGCCGGGTGGTAAGACGATTAAGGGCATTACCGAAGAAACGGGTGCCAAGATTGACATTGAGGACGATGGCACCGTCACAATTTCTGCGATAGAAGGCGAAAAAGCTCAGCGAGCACGCACCATTATCCAGAATATGACGCGCAAGCTCAGTGCCGGCGATGTCTATGTCGGTCACGTCACTCGCATTATCCCCATCGGGGCGTTTGTGGAGTTTCTGCCCGGTAAAGAAGGCATGATCCACATTTCCCAGATCGCTGACTATCGCGTTGGCAAGGTGGAAGATGAGCTTTCTGTCGGCGATGAGGTGATTATCAAAGTGCGAGAAATCGACCAGAAGGGTCGCATCAATCTCACACGCTTGGGTATTCACCCAGATGAGGCGGCGGCAGCACGGGCGGCGGCAGCGAATCCGTAA
- the tpiA gene encoding triose-phosphate isomerase has product MRKIVLAGNWKMYKTQAEALEFLQGFVNHLDETPEEREIILCVPFTTLGNLSKNMHGSRLRLGAQNVHWEDAGAYTGEISGPMLTELGVRFVIVGHSERRQFFGETDETVNRRLKAAQKHGLTPILCVGETKQQRDGGETETHIIGQLEKGLVDVDQNNLIVAYEPIWAIGTGDTCQAKEANRVVGLIRQQLSNADVPIQYGGSVKPDNIDEIMAQPEIDGVLVGGASLEPASFARIVNYK; this is encoded by the coding sequence GTGAGGAAAATCGTTCTTGCCGGCAACTGGAAAATGTACAAAACCCAGGCAGAAGCCCTGGAGTTTTTGCAGGGATTTGTGAACCACCTGGATGAAACCCCAGAAGAAAGAGAAATTATCCTCTGCGTTCCCTTCACAACCTTGGGAAATCTCTCAAAGAATATGCACGGGAGTCGCCTGCGGCTAGGAGCACAGAACGTCCATTGGGAAGACGCCGGTGCTTACACAGGTGAAATTTCTGGCCCAATGCTCACAGAACTTGGCGTGCGTTTCGTGATCGTTGGCCACAGCGAACGCCGGCAGTTCTTTGGCGAAACCGATGAAACGGTGAACCGGCGTCTGAAAGCCGCCCAGAAACACGGACTCACCCCAATTTTGTGCGTTGGCGAAACCAAGCAACAGCGGGACGGCGGGGAAACAGAAACTCATATTATTGGCCAACTGGAAAAAGGCCTCGTAGATGTCGATCAAAATAACCTGATCGTCGCCTACGAACCGATCTGGGCAATTGGCACCGGCGACACCTGCCAAGCCAAAGAAGCCAATCGAGTTGTTGGGTTAATTCGGCAGCAGCTCAGCAATGCCGATGTACCGATTCAATATGGCGGATCTGTCAAGCCAGATAATATTGATGAAATCATGGCTCAGCCAGAAATTGACGGCGTTTTGGTGGGAGGCGCGAGTCTCGAACCGGCAAGCTTTGCGCGAATTGTGAATTACAAATAG
- the folP gene encoding dihydropteroate synthase, which produces MPAPLTIRGRTFNWGSRTYLMGVLNVTPDSFSDGGSFNTLAAAVAQAQELADAGADIIDVGGQSTRPGALEVSVEEEIERVVPVVRELRKAAGSTALNEVPISVDTARSQVAQAAIAAGADIINDISSGTFDPQMLPVVAQLGVPVMLMHIRGTPQTMQKLTNYQDLIGEISEFLTQRIDAAIAAGIERSRIIIDPGIGFAKNYEQNLEILRQMPVFQSLGCPLLVGPSRKSFIGHILDQPEPKARVWGTAAACCAAVAGAADILRVHDVREMRDVCRVADAIYRK; this is translated from the coding sequence ATGCCGGCACCTTTAACCATTCGGGGACGCACCTTTAATTGGGGAAGTCGCACCTATTTGATGGGTGTTTTGAACGTTACGCCCGATAGCTTTAGCGATGGCGGATCGTTCAACACCCTGGCTGCTGCCGTGGCGCAGGCTCAAGAACTGGCAGATGCCGGCGCAGACATCATTGATGTCGGGGGGCAATCAACCCGTCCCGGTGCGCTTGAGGTGTCTGTTGAGGAAGAAATCGAGCGCGTGGTGCCGGTGGTGCGAGAACTGCGGAAAGCAGCCGGCTCAACAGCTCTAAATGAGGTGCCAATTTCTGTTGATACCGCCCGATCACAGGTGGCGCAGGCAGCCATTGCAGCCGGCGCAGATATCATCAATGACATCTCCAGTGGCACCTTCGACCCCCAAATGCTGCCGGTTGTGGCGCAGCTAGGGGTGCCGGTGATGTTGATGCACATCCGGGGCACTCCCCAAACCATGCAAAAGCTAACAAATTATCAAGATTTGATTGGGGAAATCTCGGAATTTCTCACGCAGCGAATTGATGCTGCCATTGCCGCAGGAATTGAGCGCTCTAGAATTATCATCGATCCCGGCATTGGATTTGCCAAGAATTACGAGCAAAATCTAGAAATTCTTAGACAGATGCCGGTGTTCCAATCCCTTGGTTGTCCCCTTTTAGTTGGCCCTTCGCGTAAAAGTTTTATCGGTCATATTTTAGATCAACCCGAACCCAAAGCCCGTGTCTGGGGAACCGCTGCAGCCTGTTGTGCCGCCGTTGCCGGTGCTGCCGATATCCTGCGGGTTCATGATGTTCGAGAAATGCGCGATGTCTGCCGCGTTGCTGACGCGATTTATCGAAAATAA